Part of the Temnothorax longispinosus isolate EJ_2023e chromosome 5, Tlon_JGU_v1, whole genome shotgun sequence genome is shown below.
GGAAGAAGAAGGGCTAGGAATACTAAACGGAACTAAAGGAGATAAAGAAGGAGAGTTCACCTTTACcggagggagaggagagacaGTAATAGactatataatagaaaatcaGGAGCTATGGGAAAGAACAGAAGAGGTAAGAATTGGAGAGCAGATAGAATCGGACCACCAATATGCAGTACTAGAAATAGCggagaaaatagaagaaagaaaaagggaggAGAAGAAAGTGAAAAAAGTAATGAACTGGTCTAAAGAAGCCGTAGAAAGATATAGAGAGAAGATCGAAGAAAAAACCATAGATGGAGTGAACCCGGAGGAGCTcatggaagaaataaaaaatgcagtaGCACGGGCGGTAAgctggaaaaaaattagaatagaCAATAAagcgaagagaaaaaataaatggtgGGACGGACAGTGTGCGGAACTAAGAAGAGAAGCAAAAGAGAGGCTAAGAAAGTGGAAAAAaggggaagaagaaaaagcagaatatataaagaagagaaaagaatacagggaaataataaaaaaaagagaaggaaaaagaacgaATTATAAAAGAAGCAAGGAacgcaaaaaatgaaaaggagGTATGGAGATTCATAAATAGAGAAAGGAAACATAGAAAGGAAGTGAATGAAGAAATAAGCGAGGAACAATGGAACGAGCATTTTAAGAAGTTACTAGGAGGTGTAGGAACGAAGCAGGAGACGGCAAAGGAAAAACAAGAAACAGGAGATAGTTGCGAAGATCAGGAAGGAATAAGAAGAGAGGAGGTGGAAGAAGTAATAAAggagatgaaaaataaaaaagcagcAGGAGCGGATGGAATACCAAACGAGGTATGGACAAACGGAGGAAGCAGATTAAAGGAAGCAATATGGAAGATATGTGACATAGCATGGAGAAAAGGGGAAATGATAGAAGACTGGaatgaagaaataattgtaCCCATAGTaaagaaaggggaaggaaAAGAAGCAGGAGACTACAGAGGTGTAACACTGATGAACACGAGCTACAAATTATACGCAGCTATTTTAGCAAAACGACTAAAGAAGGAGATAGAAGAGAAGAACCTAATACCGGAGACGCAAACAGGATtcaggaaaggaaaaagaacgatagaaaatatatacacattaaaCTATGTAATAGGAAGAGCGATTAGCAAAGAAAGAGGGAAGTTAGTGGCAACATTTATAGATCTGAAGGCAGCATTTGACTCAGTTGATAGGAAAATATTATGGAAGGTAATGGAGAAGAATGGAATAAGCAAAAGACTGAGAGCTAGAATCAAAGAGCtgtataaagaaacaaaaagcgTGATTAGATGTAATGGAGAAAAAGGACCGTGCTTTTGGACAGTAAACGGAGTAAGGCAGGGATGCCCTCTGAGTGCGCTACTATTTATATTGCTGCTGGCGGACTTGGAGGAGGTAATAAGAAAAGAGCAGGAGGGAGGGGTAGTTATAggagatacaaaaataatgacgCTTGCATATGCGGATGACATAATGGCAATtgcagagagagaagaggaaatgAAACAAATGATAAGGAGGTTAGAAAGATACTTCGACAAAAGGAAACTAACAGTGAATGTTGGGAAAACAAAAGTCATGAGATTTAGAAAAGGAGGAGGTAGAGCCAAAGAAGTTGAATGAAAGTAAAAAGGAGAACAAATAGAAGaggtaaaagaattttgctaCCTAGGatacatatttcaaagaaacaGAGGACAAGAATCACACATAAAAGAGAGAGTAAGAAAAGCCACAGTTGCAATGAGGCAAATATGGGGTAtaggaaaaagaatttttggaGGAGACTGGAAAAGAAGAATGAAACTCTTTGACTCGCTGGTGGCAAGTGTGGCGATGTATGGAGCAGAAGTATGGGGatggaaggaaagaaagaatatagaGAGGATACAAGAGAGGTTTATAAGATGGACGTTAACATTAGACTGGTGCACGCCGGGTTATATGATAAGAGAAGAGACTAAAAGAATTAAGATGAGAACAAAAGCGACTAAAAGAGCAATGAGATacgaagaaaaattagaaaacggAGGGGGAAACAAAATAGCAAGAGCATGCTGGAAGGAAATAAAGAAGGACGTAAGGAAAGAGAAGTCAAAATGGGAAATAGAACGTAGAAAGTTTTACGAGTGTAGAGGATATGCAGCGGAAGagatagaaaggaaaagagaagaagggTGGAGTAGCATAGAAGAGATAGAGTGTAGAGATAGAGACATACAAATACAGGAGATAGacgaaaagataagaaaatcaaaatataatagatggTACAAAGAGATAGCAGAAATCGGAAGACCTGAGTATCtggaaagaagaggaaaagaaaaattgataacaAGGATAGCAAGATTCAGACTAGGAAACGAGATGCGTGGTGGAAGGTACTGGGAATCAGAGGAGAAAAGAAGTTGCAGAGTATGCGAAGCAGAAGAAGAAACTTGGGAACATATACTGGAGAGATGCGCGAGGGAGGGAAGCGATGACATGGGAGGGGGAATAGGAAAGAGagagtaagaaaaattttgaatggcaacggagagggagagagatggaTGGTGAAGTTggaggagaaaagagaaaaacgaaATACAGAGACAGAAAACTGTTAAAGCTATAATATTCTGCTCTGTTTGTTTGATTTGATTTGTATGTATACagataaatgaaaatgtataatgcCCATATGTATGATATATGTTATGTGTAACCATTTCAAGCCGAAAggcagaaataaatatattctattctcATTGCCTCTATTGTTAGCGTGCGATGCGTCACCTTACGGCGTGGGAGCAGTGCTATCTCACAAGCTACCAGATGGATCGGAGGCACCGATTGCGTTTGGCTCAAGAACTCTGCAGGCCAGCGAGAAAAACTACGCGCAAATTGACAAGGAGGCTCTGGCTATAATGTTTGGACTAAAAAAATTCCACAGATTCATTTGGGGGTGTCCTGTAACCATCCTGACAGACCACAAGCCGCTGTTAGGGTTGCTAAAACAAGGTAAAGCCATGCCAGAAACATTATCGCCACGGATGCTTAGATGGAATTTGATTTTAGGCAGCTACAACTTCGTGTTAAACTACAGGCCAGGGAAAAAACATGCGAACGCGGATGCGTGCAGCAGATTGCCATTGCCAGGCGAGGAGAGAAGTTTGACGGAACCGGCAGACGTGCTTCTCCTAAAACAAGCGCCGACAGGATCACCATTAACCGCTGAAAACATCGAACAGGCGACGTCAAACGATCAGGTGCTGGCAAGAGTCCGAAGAGCACGGAACTATCAAAGGTAACTTCCAAATGAACCGGACTACATACCGTGGAAGCATCGTAACGGAACACTATCGGTGTTGCGAGGCTGTCTGCTGTGGGGTAGCCGCGTGATCGTTCTAAAAGTTTTGCGAGCTGCCGTTTTAGGGCTTCTTCATAAGATACACCAAGGTATAAATCAAACAAAGGCTATCGCTCGCAGCTATGTCTGGTGGCCGGCGTTGGATAAATACATCGAAGAAATGATCGGTAACTGTGTAGCGTGTGTACAGACGAGGAAAGAACCCCGAAAAGCGGAGCCGGTGAGCTGGGCATCGCCTGGGAAATCCTGGTCACGCATTCACGTCGACTTTGCGGAGCCCACGATGGAACATACTTTTTTAGTCATGGTCGACGCTCATACGAAATGACCGGAGGTCAAAGAAACTGGAGGTTTAATGTCAGCCGGCATCGTGATAAAAGGTTTCAGAGAAGCGTTCGCAACTCACGGTATTCCAGACGTAGTCGTATCGGACAACGGTACCGGTTTTGTGGCAGCCGAGGTAAAAGAGTATCTTCAGAGGCACGGAATAAAATTCATCCAAACAGCACCGTACCATCCCGCATCAAATGGACTAGCGGAAAGAATGGTTCAAACACTGAAACATCAGCTGAAGAAAATACCTGCTCGAGAGTGGTAAGTAGGATTGGCAAACATCTTGTTGGCACTAAGATCGGACACCGTGTGCTACAACGGAGAAATCACCGGCGGAGCTGCTAATGGGGAGACGACTGCGTACACTTTTGGACAAATTCCACCCCGAAACAAGCCAAAACTgcgaagaaaaaggagaagaaaagcCCTTGCTGCAGAACAGGAAACTCTCAGTATCCGATGACGTATTATATCGAAACTTTGGCAGAGGCCCTAAATGGGAGTCTGGAAAGATTGAAGAAATCAATGGCTCACGAAACTTTACAATCAAAACACCAGTCACTTATATCAGATCATCCGGAAACCGGTCGCAACCACCACCGTCGAGTCGATACTGGAGTCTACAGTACGATCGCCGAGTCATTTAAACACTCGGGCCAGAAACACATCACCAGTCTCCGAGCTGGCGAATTCGAGTAATGAAGAACTACTTGAAGAAGATCACCAGGTGTGATCTCCACGGCAAGCTCATGCAGAAGCCTTGGGCACGGCAGTTGAAGATGAAAATCTGTCAGAAATAACAGAAAAGCAACTGGAAAATGATTACGAAAAGCAGACACAAGAACCTCGCCGTTTGGGCCGTATCCGTAGGCCCGTGAATCGTCTCAACTTGTAAGGGGAAGGAGTGTTGTGGACTCGTCCTACGGACCAGTTCGGGGAGGTGTCGCGCGGAGCACGACGAGGCCGGTTGAAAACGAAAGCAAAAACGGAACAGACTTGCTATTTTTGATTCTCattattatttccattttatctattgtattttgtgtgtgtgttcaaTAAATACTTTCTTGAAGTTATAACACAAAGATCAAACCGATTGGGATGAATGGATACCCTATGCGATGTTTACCTATAACACAACGCCTCATACGACGGCAGGATTCACGCCATTTGAATTAGTCTATGGACATCGAGGTAACCTACCGACAGCATTGTCAAAGCCCCCAAAACTAACGTACTCATACGAGAATTACGCGCAGGAACTTCGAGAACAAATTCGCACAACAAATCAAGTCGCAAGAGAACATACCAAGCAGGAAAAAGTGAAAGCGAAACAGCAGTTCGACAAAAAGACTATCAAAGAAACGTTTAGGGTAGGCGACAAGGTACTATTACATGACGAGACAGTACGACGCGGACGATCGAAAAAACTCGAGTCCCAATGGATTGGACCGTACGTAATTGTCGAGAAACACAACGAcgtaaattatacaattaagaTTAAACGAAAGACGTTACGCGTCCACGCCAATCGTTTAAAGGCTTTTATCGAAAACTAAAAatgcagagagagaaagcataAGCAAAAGGCATTACTAAGGAACTCACCAGAAGCAAGACATAGCATAATGACAacatagtaataaaaataaacaaaatcttaCGATTAATCACGACGGGGAGCACCATGCCCCAGACCAGCCATCAAACGAGTACGAAGTTGGACGAGCATCAAGAACAAAATTATGGTATCAGGCACAGGTTAGCCACGCTGAACCAAGAACTCCCGCATACCGGCCATAAAACGAACGCGATCTCGACCAAGGCCCGAAGCTTCCGACCTTTCGGACACAACTAAgaccgggggggggggggtagtTTCTTCCCCCTCCTTGCCAGCCCGAACCTCTTCTAGGTCCACCACGGCGGTTCGACACGGTTCCAAATCGAGAGGAGACATAATGACTGACTAACAAAGCCTTTACGAGACCAACGAcagacttattgttagacagACCGACGTATAGTTGacaaactaattaaaaattatttataattatcttttccaATCGTTTGAAAATCATTTGgagaaatttggaaaaaacttTAGAGTTTggaaaactatataataattgaaaattaattaaaatcaattttaagcCAATAGTTGGCAGACATATTGTCTAATACATTATGTGTTACGCAAAAGTTTGTGCTCTAGcctttaatttgttaatttttcaataaaaatgctaaagtattatacaaaattaattatacgcaaTTATTctactaaaaattaatattggttAAAGGGTTTGGTTAAATTCTTTGAGacattgttataaacaatagaAGAGTTATATTATGTTTGAATATTTCCGTTGGCTGCCGagccatatataattacaataggCAGCCAATAAACAGCCAAGTGGCTGTGTCGTcacttgtaaaataattaatttgttaattttttagtaattatgcaataaattattattaaagtaataaagagCAATCAAGGAGCAATCATTTTATGCTGGATTTAGTTGCACAAAGTTattagaaatatgtttttgagtgataattataaattttacgttttttgtaaatattttaaaaaatattaattttaatttttgattctGAAGAAGCaattaaggagcaatcgtttgagctattgtttatttaaaaaattataaactttgagagccaacttatttccggtaTCGTTtacttgttaataaatttttattagaatagagtagttttctaaataataaaatatatttcgacacTTTATCCAActaatcaacaaaaaattacgcTTTGATTACacttctaaaaaattataattattgaaaaataaggccggtattcatagtccgatcttatatttcaagaccgtcttaagtaatatcttatgTTGCTAAGCCTGGCGTAAATGAGAAGTTTTGTGAACGTTTCTTTGGCGTTTACGTGAGCATTTGCGGGAGTTCGTTGAGAGTTTGGAAACGGTCAGTAAAGATTTCATAAAGCAAAAATTTGCACACTGCAGCGTTTGAAAGGCGTTTGTACATAGCATTTTTGAGAGTTTGCACAGCGTTTACATGACATATGACGTTTGCTGAGAGctctttaaaacatttatagatCCTCTGTTAAGCATTTAATAGGCGTTTACGGCtacggtccacttgacgctacaaatgcttcgaagcactcctcttcttctttcaataaaaaaagaaggaaaagaagaacgtttcaaagcatttgtagcatcaagtggaccgcagcctacTTTTATTATTGGAAACTGCATGCAGCCTCTATTGAGCGTTTACTCTTGTCGttagaagaataatttttattaatggtaATGGAGGTTTCGAAACCGAATCTACTTTTTGCCTTACACTCACAGGGGGTCTGCTTATATACGCGGCTGGGTGTATTTTAAATGCGAGAAAGatgcgccgcctagcggctTTGTTGGCAGAGCGTTTGCTGAATGGAGGGAACGCTTGTGTTACAGCGTCGGGAAAAGCGTTTCTTAGGCGTTTCCAAGCCGTTTGCGTAAATGCCCTATAATTCGCCGCATTGAAAAAGTGTTTTCTGAACGGAGGAAAAACACTTATTGTCTTACGGCGTTAGAAAAAGCATTTGCTAAACATTTGAAAAGTCTGACAACAAACTCTCTGCACGAAAGTGAATCAGCGTTTATTAAACGTGCTCTGAAAAGCGTCTCCTCACTCAACATTGCAGAACTATCACGAAACGTTATACATAGCGTTTGATAAGCGTTTTGAAAGCGTTCAAAACCCAACGTTGTGtaatgctgggtctacaatgcgagtcgcaaagtcgtgagtcgcaagaattgaccaatcacagtcgaatttgaggaggattatcgactgtgattggtcaatttttgcgactcacgactttgcgactcgcattgtaaaCCCAGCATAAGCGTTCTTACAAAGTTTAAAATGTGCCACGGGCTTAATAAGTCAGTGagacgtaaaattttttatggcgccaaatttaaaagaaaaaaattaggagGCATTACTTTCGTACCAACCCttgtacaattaaataaaattaaaaaatatatcttaacaAGAGATATTGATATATCGATATACAtccttataatatattttgtcctTCTAACTTGTTTGCTCGAAGACTATGTTAATCCTTTCAAGATGGAATTACATTACTCAAGTATTGCTTCGATCAAATATTAGAAGATCAAGtttcaaaaagtattattttatatgatatttgcttttttacttgaataaatacaattacacTAATACCTTTTGCTGAAAGAGATTGATGAGGATTTATctcatgaaattaatttatcactttcaatattactatatataattagttaaaattgtattagtATTAGTTTAcgtattttatcaaataaactatattttattaccatattgaaaatatactaaaattaatatgtttataatttcttaacgagaatattaaattaaacgaatTATGTCAAAATCATagtaaaatcaaaatataaataaaatatatgtgagaaactttataaaaattattaaaactttctgACGCAAAACATTTTCATTAGAATACTTGACCTCTTTtagaatagttatttgtgtaacaagtgcgggaagttgagaattggacacgagtgcgggtgatcgcactcgtgtccaattctcaacctgcacgtgttacacaccctattttatattacaaagtgcgtggaaagtggcccattacgcgcgcCAGATGGCGCacgcgtaatgggccactttccacgcacgtgtgatataaagGATTAAACATGTCACTCGACTTGTATACACCACACTCATACACATATCACATTGTGTATAAACAGGGTGATTCAAAACAACCCTATTATCCCGCAAATGTCAGATTCTTGACTCAATTTTGAGACGATTTTTCCTGTAACAAAATTTTCGCCGAAGCTTATTAGTTATCgagttataaaaagaaatagttaACTTATTACGGGCCGGGTACAGGAGGTAGGCAGGGGCGGCGCGACAGCTGATTGCAACAGGCGCCTCATTGCTCGCCTCCGCGAGCTGATCATCTTTGCATCGACGCGACAACAAATTCTCAATATACCATACCATTATCTCTGTAAGTGAGCAAATGCACGCCAGCGGATTACATCCAGCGGACGGTAAACTGCGTCCGCAATTCCTGTATACCTCCTGTACCCGGCCCGTAATAATAGgataactatttttttttataactcgaTAACTAAGTTTCGACGAAAATTTTGTTGCAGAAAGAAATTGTCTGGAGATAATGTTATTTCCGGGGCCCCTCAATTTGATAGGTGTATTTGATAGATCTTTCGCTGAGAAAAAGAATGCCGCAAACCACAATGCGCTACAATGCATAGTTTTTATATAGCAATATTGTTGTgtggtatattatatatgggGTTTGCAATTTACCACGGTCTAGTTTAACAGTAGTGGAGCCtcccgcaggggggcggaacctataCTGCCTTTACGCATACATCACTTTCCATGCGAAACGAGGTGTCACGAGGTGCCATTTTTCAATATCCTAACTAGTCTCTgctataacaaattatttctgttacagatattaaatatttttacacaaagcAACTTTTTATACGAAGcgacgaaagaagaaaaaacgggtttttaacttttcacgcgaaccaaGGTTCACCCCTATTTTATAAACTCTGAATCAAAATTCATGCACGCGAGTAACTTATGGCATCATACTAAACGGAGTAATGTGTTGCGAACAAATTGAAACCATTGCTCTGATTAGGAATTTATTGCGAGTTGTCACACCTTATAAGCAATTCATTTTTCTCTTACACATACATCTcgtttgtatttatataaataattgatatatacatataaatgtaatgcgcacgcacgcacgcacgcacgcacgcacgcacgcacgcacgcgcgcgcgcacacacacacacacacacacacacacacacacacacacacacacacacgtcgAACACATATACAATTCGTATGTGAAACGTGTGCatgcgtacgtgcgtgcgtgtgatGCGTGCATATTTGCGCGTATGTGCGTTGTGTCAGTTGTGTGTTAATAGAAACATCTATCtagaaatatctatttaaaaaattatttgtattagaatagcttatataagaatatttaactTCGAGAGAAACATATCTTACGAATATGTGTTTGTGTAGATAGAAAGTTACGAGATTTTAAAGttattgttgttttttttttaattaaaagtttttttaaattaaaagtttatatgatatataaaatatgtcaggacaaaatataaaacatcttATAAATTGTCAATACtattacaacaaaaataatgcTCATAAATTGTCAATACTATTACAATAAACATAATGCTCATAAAATGTCTTTCGCGAAACTaaacaattttcatataaactactttcatgtaaaatttattaacttttaagatatttatctgttttttctttaaataagaCATTctgaattttatgtatatattatatactggGTGTCTCAAAAGTCTCGGAACGatcaaatatcttgaaaaatatggaaaaacgttttagacaaaagttgtagggtTTACAAAGATCTATTTACTGACCTTATCAGTTTAACTCTAGGTGGCGTCATTAAGGTCAAATCAGGGtcactttaaattttttaaattggatctcctattttttattgcgtatTATTGTCGATTCCTTGTCGAGACGTTTTTAAAGGACTATAATAAAGCTATTTTTCGTTAAGAATTtctactaaaatattttaaattttgtcacaatatttttaatataaaatacgaaatatcCCGTATAGTACTCATTTTTCGATGACTTTAtcttgatacttttatacgtagaataatgaaagaaattgattattgtaaaaaaagcagaaaaaattattttaaaaatttgattgcattttgtgaacgcatttaattttacaaaattgcaaatataaacgttaatataattattcgattccttttattatcttacgtataaaaatatcaaagtaaACTCATCGAAAAGTgagtattttatgtttttcgagatatttcatattttatattaaaaataatctgacAAAATTTAAGTATTTCAGGAAATTCTTTACGAAAGAGAACTccattatagtattttaaaaacgtttcgACAAGGGTTACAAGaacatgtaataaaaaataggaggtccaatttaaaaaattcaaagtgaCCCTGACTTGATCTTAACGACGCTACTTGTGGTCAAACTGATAAGGTCAGTAAATAGATCTTTTAAAaccctacaacttttatctaaaacgtttttctgtatcttccatatttttcgagatatttgaccATTCCGGGACTTTTGGGACACCGTGTTTATAAtgcgatatataaaattgatattaacaattaaaacaaacatatttCACTTTAGAAAGTCAGTTTTGAAAaacgttgttttttttatctggatattgagatatttaatgATGAATATCccgattataaattaatgataaaattgatctttttttttttttcaaaagttaaaATGGAATTAGAGACTTTCGAgcaaaaatctgatttttgaACTCTTTAATATCTGGTTTAGttcaaagaattaaattgaattcatcattttaatattttcttttcataatttacaGAAAGCGTTctcattgaaaattatttgatgtttaaattattacaactgCGCATACAATAACACTATTAAGAAAAATGCACGAGAACAAAAATAATCGTTTCTCTTCGTGGTTTTAGGGCGCCGAATATAATCCATTTACCAAGTTGCTATATCATGTTACAATTATGAGAAATTTGCTCATATTTTAGCGCCTACAAAAACTACGGAAAACGATTACCTTCGAAAATTCATTCTTTGTTAAATAGTGTAATCaatcattttttacaatatatatccaATCATTAGTGAGTTATGCTTGCtgataattgtttaaatattgttactATATTCGATATAAAATACAGCAATCAAACTCTTGCCTGAAAGTCTCTAGGACCATTCAGCTCTTTTTTGtaatgaataaatttctcAGGTAATCATATCTGTGTCGAAAACAGATTTTACAAAGTATCTACTACAAATTTCGTCGACAGAATGCCAGTAGAAATAGAACAGAATGTACTAATAGAATGTACTAATAGAATGATGACAAATCGACTGCCGAAACCGAATAGAATGTACcccattttattatcatttaaataatagatacattatatttaaataattacggAATCACAAATTTCGCTTGGTTTCTACTGGCAATCTGTTGACAGAACATAAGTTTGATACCGATCTGTCGCTCAAAACTATTGGCAAACTGCTAGTACACTGCTAGCACTGCTAATACCCGTATTATACTAGCGATTGGCGATTACGTTTACGTTTGCGTCTACGTcttttgaccaatcagaacgGAAATCGCGAATTGCAATTGCCAGCAGCTACTTTCTGATTGGGCAAGAGACGTAAACGCAAACGTAGACGCAATCGCCAATCGCTAGTATGACACGGGCATAACACGCTACACACACGTGCTCACTGAACTTGCAcaattcttataaatatatcgccctattttttatcattgcaACGAAATTTTACCGAGtaactatttatatatcgtAGCGTTGGTCATTTTAGGAAGAAGCTTAAGTACATTTTGGCCTGAGATCAGATGACTAGCATTTTCGATTGTTATTGGCGCCACTGTGACGAACACGTAAACGGTCTTGGCGACGAAGTCGCTTGCCTTTTATTTGGCGCGCTTTATTGTTTCTTTCCAGACGGGCTTTCTTCAGGTTCTGAGTCGTGCGCTTCTTTAACACCTGCAAAGACAGAAGGGCAAATATTCAAAAGTATTCAAGAAATGTGAgaatttacaaacaaaaagaaataaagaatcaaAAGATTCTATGACTTGAACGCTTGAATATTTAATGACAATggtttaaatctaaaaaatttagagacTTTTCTAACTTGGGAAGAAATTAGTCATATAGTTACtgagaatataaaaacatgatggatttataataataataaacttttgtaATAGTTTGTTTTTTCGgtatatttgagatattatcaatatttgttCTCTTGTCTAACACTTCAGAATTTGGGAAATTCGTACCTCTTGAGCTCGTTCCTGAGCAGAACGAAGTTGATTTCCAATTCTAACTCGGTTATTATTGCTATCAGATGCAGGTAGTTTGTCACTGTGGATGGCTTGCAATTCTGCAACAACTCTGCGTGAGAGCTCATCAATGTTACTTCGATCTGAACTGCTATCTAAAGATGTGGACATGGTGCACAACGTGGACGTGGAAGACGAGAGATCAGCTGGCGATGCCGCAGGGATTTCTTCGAGAACGTCAGCGTTACATAAAACAGTAACATCCTTTTGGCTTTTTGTCCATCCATCCGGTGAGGGGGGCGGAGTATCTGGTGTGACAGGGGGAGATGTCATCGTCCCTGATACGACGGAATAGACGGACATGCTAGGATGTTCTATTAGCAAATTTTCCATGGGTGAGGTTGCCACTTTTACGGGTCCTTCCTGCGTGAACACTGCGGGTGGCATTTCATACCACGGCTCCTCCAGCGTACCCTCAACTGAAACGAAAGGAAAGTGAGCGCGACGACATAATctgaaataatcaaaatataatctgTGTATCTGaaatgatacaaaatataaaaaaaaaggtgctAAAGAAAGGCaatagaaattcaagaata
Proteins encoded:
- the LOC139813676 gene encoding uncharacterized protein isoform X5; translation: MHDVPYIKQKDISPEVTTMMTRICTEIRKITPQNITCGIQILAGCNKEAIAVAKAAGLQFIRAEGFVFSHVADEGFIDSNAGTLLRYRRQIDADNVLVFVDVKKKHSSHVITSDVSLLETVKAAEFFLADGVILTGNATGEETNVRDLLDIEHDNKMLGNFVGYLFGSNYSGTQDSLEEDPRTRGIMRRFRQVEVEDDEWILIDRTVEGTLEEPWYEMPPAVFTQEGPVKVATSPMENLLIEHPSMSVYSVVSGTMTSPPVTPDTPPPSPDGWTKSQKDVTVLCNADVLEEIPAASPADLSSSTSTLCTMSTSLDSSSDRSNIDELSRRVVAELQAIHSDKLPASDSNNNRVRIGNQLRSAQERAQEVLKKRTTQNLKKARLERNNKARQIKGKRLRRQDRLRVRHSGANNNRKC
- the LOC139813676 gene encoding uncharacterized protein isoform X6 encodes the protein MLMMTKNFSNLCTIIYILAGCNKEAIAVAKAAGLQFIRAEGFVFSHVADEGFIDSNAGTLLRYRRQIDADNVLVFVDVKKKHSSHVITSDVSLLETVKAAEFFLADGVILTGNATGEETNVRDLLDIEHDNKMLGNFVGYLFGSNYSGTQDSLEEDPRTRGIMRRFRQVEVEDDEWILIDRTVEGTLEEPWYEMPPAVFTQEGPVKVATSPMENLLIEHPSMSVYSVVSGTMTSPPVTPDTPPPSPDGWTKSQKDVTVLCNADVLEEIPAASPADLSSSTSTLCTMSTSLDSSSDRSNIDELSRRVVAELQAIHSDKLPASDSNNNRVRIGNQLRSAQERAQEVLKKRTTQNLKKARLERNNKARQIKGKRLRRQDRLRVRHSGANNNRKC